TTATAATTAAATCAGATTTTTTAGATAATTACAAATTTTTAGTTATTTAACATAATTAAATCTGATTCAGAATTTTTATTCATTAATCGAATAATTGCAGTTATCTAATGTACTTATTCAAAATACTTGGAGGTAATAAAATGGAAGCAAGCAATTATCGAACAAAGTTAATATTCTTCCTTGGTGCTTTAGGAGGATTGCTTTACGGGTATGATACTGGAGTAATTTCGGGTGCTTTACTTTTCATAAAAAATGACATTCCACTTACGCATATAACTGAAGGTCTTGTTGTAAGTTCAATGTTAGTCGGCGCAATATTCGGTTCAGGGGCAAGTGGTCCTTTATCAGACAAACTTGGACGTAGAAAACTTGTCTTTATCATTTCCATTGTATTTATAATCGGTGCTTTAATACTTTCATTTGCACAGTCAATGATTGTATTAGTGATTGGTAGATTTATTATCGGCTTAGCTGTCGGAGGATCTACTGCAATCGTGCCAGTGTATCTTTCAGAAATGGCACCTACAGATACAAGAGGTTCACTCAGTTCGTTAAATCAACTTATGATCACAATAGGTATACTCGCATCATATTTAGTAAACTATGCTTTCGCTGATATGGAAGCTTGGAGATGGATGGTAGGTTTAGCTGTTGTACCTTCTGTTATTCTCATGATTGGCGTATACTTTATGCCGGAAAGTCCAAGATGGTTACTTGAGCACAAAAGTGAGAAAGCAGCTAGAAAAGTTATGGCTATAACACGTAAACAAGGAGAAATCGATAAAGAAATAGATGAAATGAAAGAAATCATTCATATTTCAGAAAGTACGTGGACAGTATTGAAGTCAATTTGGTTAAGACCTGTACTCGTCATTGGTTGCATATTTGCTTTATTACAACAAATCATTGGTATAAATGCCATCATATATTATGCACCTACAATCTTTAGTCAAGCAGGATTAGGAGATGCTACAGCCATTTTAGGTACAGTAGGTATCGGTTCAGTTAATGTGATTGTGACCATTTTTGCAATTATGATTATGGATAAAATCGATCGTAAAAAACTACTTATTACAGGCAATATAGGTATGGTTAGTTCATTACTTATCATGGCAACACTCGTTTGGACAATTGGACTCGATTCAACAGTCGGTGCTTGGATTATCGTAGCATGTTTAACAATGTTCATTGTATTCTTCGCATTCACTTGGGGACCTATTTTATGGATTGTGTTACCAGAATTATTCCCAATGAGAGCAAGAGGCGCAGCAACAGGTATTGCGACATTATCATTATCAATCGGTAGTTTATTAGTCGCTCAATTCTTCCCAATGCTCACTTCAGTTATGGGAATTGAACAAGTATTCTTGATTTTCGCAGTCATCGGTATATTTGCAATGATATTTGTTATAAAATATCTACCTGAAACAAGAGGTCGTAGTTTAGAAGAAATTGAAGTAGATTTAAGAAATAGAACATCTTCAGTAGCACTTTCTAAAATAGATTAGTAAAACAAAAAAATCTCTTCACTAGGCTATAACCTAATGAAGAGATTTTTAATTTTAAGAATGGGTATTGATGCCCAAACTATCTATTTTTGTAATGAATAATTAACCGATAGAACCTTCCATTTCAAACTTGATTAGGCGGTTCATTTCAACTGCATATTCCATTGGTAATTCTTTAGTGAATGGTTCAATGAAGCCCATTACGATCATTTCAGTAGCTTCTTCTTCTGAAATACCACGGCTCATTAAGTAGAATAACTGTTCTTCAGATACTTTAGAAACTTTCGCTTCGTGTTCTAATGAAATGTTATCGTTCATAATTTCATTATAAGGAATTGTATCTGATGTAGATTCGTTATCCATGATTAACGTATCACACTCAATGTTAGAACGAGCACCAGTTGCTTTACGGCCAAAGTGTACTTGTCCACGGTAAACTACTTTACCGCCATTTTTAGAAATAGATTTAGATACAATAGTTGATGAAGTATTTGGCGCTTTATGAATCATTTTAGCTCCAGCATCTTGTACTTGTCCTTTACCTGCAAGTGCGATAGATAAAGTCATACCTCTAGCGCCTTCTTCAAGTAAGAAACAAGATGGATATTTCATCGTTAATTTAGAACCTAAGTTACCATCAATCCATTCCATCGTACCATTCTCATAAACAAATGTACGTTTTGTAACTAAGTTGAAAACGTTGTTTGCCCAGTTTTGAATAGTTGTGTAACGGCAGTATGCATCTTTTTTAACAATAATTTCAACGACAGCTGAGTGTAGTGAATTTGTTGTATAAACAGGTGCTGTACAACCTTCAACATAGTGTACTGAAGAACCTTCGTCAGCAATGATTAAAGTTCTTTCGAATTGACCCATGTTTTCTGAGTTAATTCTGAAATATGCTTGAAGTGGTGTTTCAAGTTTTATACCTTTTGGTACATAAATGAATGATCCACCTGACCATACTGCTGAGTTTAATGCTGAGAATTTATTATCTGCAGCTGGGATAACAGATGCGAAATATTCTTTGAATAATTCTTCGTTTTCACGTAATGCTGAATCAGTATCTTTAAAGATAATACCTTGATCTTCTAAATCTTGTTCCATGTTATGGTAAACAACTTCTGATTCATATTGCGCTGATACACCTGCAAGATATTTTTGTTCTGCTTCTGGTATACCAAGTTTATCGAAAGTATTTTTAATTTCTTCTGGTACTTCATCCCATGAACGTTCTGAACGTTCTGATGGTTTTACATAATAAGTGATTTCATCAAAGTTTAATTCTGTTAAATCCCCACCCCACATAGGCATAGGCATTTTGTAGAATTGTTTTAATGATTTCAAACGAAAATCAAGCATCCATTGTGGTTCGTCTTTCATTTCAGATATTTTTCTAACGATATCTTCTGTTAAACCTCTACCTGAACGGAAAATAGAAACGTCTTCATCATGGAAGCCATATTTATAATCTCCAACTTCTGGTGATTTTTTAGCCATTTTCTTCACTCCTCTTTTATAATAGCGTTCGCCCATTTTTCAAAAGTTACGCGTTATCTTGCTCTTTCGTTCCTTTTTCAAATGCTTTCCAAGCTAAAGTTGCGCATTTGATACGTGCTGGGAACTTTGATACACCGGATAAGGCTTCAATATCGCCCATTTCCTCAGACATATCATAAGATTCTCCAAGCATCATATTCGAGAACTCTTGACTCATTGCTAAAGCTTCTTCGATTGAATGACCTTTAACCGCTTCAGTCATCATTGATGCACTAGACATCGAAATAGAGCAACCTTCACCTTCAAACTTAGCATCTTTAATAACATTTCCTTCAACATCTAATGTTAAGCGGATGCGATCACCACATGTAGGGTTGTTCATATCTATTGTTAAAGAGCCATCTTCAAGAACACCTTTATTACGTGGGTTCTTGTAATGGTCCATAATTACAGAACGGTATAGTTGATCTAAGTTATTAAAATTCATACGAGAAAAACTCCTTCGCTCCATTAAGTGCCTGAACTAACTGGTCAACATCTTCAGTAGTATTATAAATATAGAAGCTTGCTCGTGCTGTTGAAGATTGGTTTAACCATTTCATTAACGGTTGCGCACAGTGGTGACCTGCTCTCACAGCAACACCATTTGAATCTAGTGCAGTTGCTAAATCATGTGGATGTACACCTTCTACATTAAATGTTATTAATCCAGCTCGTTTATCAGGAGATGGTCCATATATATCTAAACCATCAATTTTAGACATTTCATTGTATGCATAACTCACGAGATCGTATTCATGTTGATGAATGTTATCCATACCGATAGAATCTATATATCTTATTGCTTCAGCTAATGCAATTGCTTCAGCGATAAGTGGTGTACCTGCTTCAAACTTCGTTGGTAAGTCTGTCCATGTTGCATCTTCTAGTCCAACAAAGTCTATCATATCTCCACCAAATTCAATAGGTTCCATCTTATCTAATAAATTGCGTTTACCATATAAAACACCTATCCCAGTAGGACCTAACATTTTATGTCCACTAAAGCTAAAGAAGTCCACATCTAAATCTTGAACGTCAACATTCATATGTGGCGCTGACTGTGCACCATCAACAGCGATGACCGCATTATGATTATGTGCTACTTCAGCAATATACTTCACATCATTTATTGTTCCTAATACATTTGACACGTGAGTTACCGCTACAATTTTAGTATTATCGTTTATCGTGTTATCAATGGCTTCTTTTTCAAGTTCACCACTTTCTGACATCGGAATAAATTTAAGCTTTGCACCTGTTCGTTTTGCCAATTGTTGCCAAGGTACGATATTTGCATGATGTTCCATTTGTGTGACAACGATTTCGTCACCTTCTGTCACATTTGCATCACCGTAACTATGCGCAATTAAATTGATTGCAGTTGTTGTACCTCTTGTAAATACAACTTCTTCAAAATACTGTGCGTTTATGAATCTTCTTACAGTTTCGCGCGCTTTTTCATAAGCATCTGTTGCAAGTGTTCCGAGCGTATGCACACCGCGATGTACATTCGAATTATAGCGATTATAATAATCAACTATACTATCCGTAACTTGCGTAGGTGTTTGACTTGTGGCTGATGAATCTAAGTACACGAGTCTACTACCATTAACTTCTTGCTCTAATATCGGAAAATCTTTTATAATTTTTTCTACATTAAATGTTGATTCGGCCACATTATCAGACCTTTCTGTGCCTTTTTTATATTTGTGTTGTTACTTTAAGTTCAATAACTTCACGTAATTGACGTTTAACGCCTTCAATTGGCAATGCAGATACAACTGGATCTAGGAAACCGTGAATAACTAAACGTTCTGCTTCTTCACGAGAAATACCTCTACTCATTAAGTAGTATAGTTGAGTTGGATCTACTCTACCTACTGAAGCTGCGTGTCCTGCAGTTACATCATCTTCATCAATAAGTAAAATTGGGTTAGCATCTCCACGAGCTTTTTCAGATAACATCAGTACGCGTGATTCTTGTTGTGCATCTGCTTTAGTACCGCCGTGTTTAATGTATCCAACACCATTAAAGATTGAAGAAGAACTGTCTTTCATAACACCGTGTTTCAAGATATGTCCATTTGATTCTTTACCATATTGAATAATTTGTGTTGTAAAGTTTTGTTTTTGTTCTCCGCGACCTACGACTACTGTTTTAAGGTTACAGTTTGAACGGTCACCCATTAAGTAAGTCGTGTTGTCATTGATTGTACTACAGTCATTCATTAAGCCTAAAGCCCAATCTATTGTAGCATCAGCATCTGCTGTACCACGACGAATGATATGACCAGTGAAACCTTTATCCATAAAATCAACTGTGCCATAAGTAATGTTTGAATTAGCGCCAGCTATAACTTCAGAAACGATGTTTAACTGACCTTTGTTAGAAGATACAGTTGATAAATAACTTTCAACGTATGTTAATTCTGCGCTTTCTTCAGTTACGATAATCGCATGGTTGAAGAAACTTGCATCACTATCATCATGAAGCACAACATATTGAACAGGTTCTTCAACTACAACGTTTTTAGGTACGTATACGAATACACCGCCATTTACTAATGCTGCATGAAGTGCCGTTAATCTATGCTCATCTGCTTTAACAGCATCTGTCATAAAGTATTTTTGTACTAACTCACTGTTCTCAATTAAAGCCGTTTTTAAATCTTTAATTACAACACCTTGTTCAGTTAATTTTTCATCTACTTTAACAAAAGCAGGTGTATTATTATGTTGAACAATTAAGTTTGTATTATTTTCAGTATCGATAATTTTTTGTACTGATTCTGGTAAGCTTTCGATTGAATCGAAAGTATCACTTTCAACAGCATGAGTTTTGAATGTATCAAAGTCCCATCTGTCAATTTTAGTTTTATCTGGTTTAGGCATTTCTAATTTATCTAAATTTTGAAAACTTTCTTTTCTTAAGTCAGTCATCCACTTTGGTTCATTCTGAGATGCTGAATAATTAACGATGTCTTCAATGTTAATATTTAACTTTGTTTCAGTTGCCATTTATACTCCTCCTACTTGACTATAATTCTTATATATTACTCAGCGTTGATTGTTTCGTCTTCAATGTTTAGTTCGTCTTTAATCCACTCGTAACCTTCTTCTTCAAGACGTCTCGCTAATTCTTCGCCACCTGATTTTACAACGCGACCTTGCATCATAACGTGTACGAAGTCTGGTGTAATATAATTTAATAGTCTTTGATAGTGAGTAATAATTAAGCAACCAAAGTCTTCACCGCGCATTTTGTTAATACCTGTTGATACAACTTTTAATGCGTCGATATCTAAACCTGAGTCGATTTCATCTAAGATAGCAAACTTAGGTTCTAACATCATTAATTGCAGAATTTCATTACGTTTTTTCTCACCGCCAGAGAAACCTTCGTTAAGGTATCTTTGAGCCATGTCTTGATCCATTTCTAATAGATCCATTTCTTTATCTAATTTCTTAATGAATTGCATTAAGTTAATTTCGTCGCCTTCTTCACGTTTAGCATTTATAGCAGAACGTAAGAAATCAGCATTTGTCACACCAGAAATTTCTGATGGATATTGCATAGCTAGGAATAAACCAGCTTGAGCACGTTTATCAACTTCCATTTCTAATACATTTTCACCATCTAAAAGGATTTCACCTTTAGTTACGTCGTATTTAGGGTGACCCATGATTGCTGATGATAAAGTTGATTTACCAGTACCGTTTGGTCCCATGATTGCGTGAATTTCACCTTGTTGTATCGTTAAATCTACGCCTTTAAGAATTTCCTTGCCTTCGATTTCTACGTGTAAATCTTTGATTTCTAATTTTGATGCCATATTATTTTTTCCCTCCAGAGAATTTATTCACATTTAAAAAAGATAACCCAATATTATCTTTTCTAGTTTATAATAATTTTAATGTAACGTCAAAGTTTGTTATGAATCTTTACCTCTCATATTATAACGTAGTTACACGGGCAATTAAACATTTTCGCTCAATTTATATAGAAGAAACTCTTCATATTTCGCATTTTTCTGAAAATTTTTCCAAATGATAATCATTTCAATCTATTCTCAATTTATAAATATTCTATTTGAATGGCTTAAGAAGGCTATTTATTAATTTTTATACTATAATAATGATAATTAAATATACATATTAGAAAGGAAGTTCACATGAAACGTTATGAACAATTCGCATTTGTCATTAGTGCAATATGCGCATTTATACTTTTATTAAATTTAGTAGGTGTTTTCAATATAAATAGCCTATTTAATACATTACTAACTGCAGCTACAATAGCAAGTATTGCAACATTTAATGTAAGAAACTATAGATCAATTGGCATCATTTTATATGCAATAGCAGTATTTATGGTTGTTATTTATTTTGCTAATGACTTGTTAGCTTAAGTATAAAATAGAATTAAGAAATATATTAAAAGAGCATCTAACCTTTTGGCTAGATGCTCTTTTGCTTTTTATTATTTAGCTGCGATGACTGCACCATCGTATTTTTTGTCGATGAAGTCTTTAATTTCTTTTGATTGTAATACTTTCATTAATGCTTTAATTTTCTTATCGTCTTTATGTCCTTCTTGAACAGCGATAAGGTTAGCATATGGTGATTCTTTACCTTCTACTGCGATTGAATCTTTAATTGGATTTAATCCTTGTTCAATTGCGAAGTTAGAGTTGATGATTGTCGCGTCACCTTCGTCTGCTTGGTAAGATTTTGGTAAGAATTCTGCTGATTGTTTATTATTAAATTTAATATTTTTCTTATTTTCAGTAATGTCGTCAAATGTCGCATCTACTGGATCAACGCCATCTTTAATTTTGATTAAGTCTGCTTTTTTGAAGAATGCTAAAAATCTTCCTTCTTCAGCTGGGTTGTTTGAAACATATACAGTAGCATTTTTTGGTAAGTCTTCTAATTTTTTATGTTTTTTAGAGTAAACTGCCATTGGTTCTAAGTGTACATTTCCTGCTGATTCAATTTTATAACCTTTTTCTTTAGCTTCTTTATCTAAATATGGTGTGTGTTGGAAGAAGTTTGCATCAAGTTCACCTTTATCTAATAATTTGTTAGGTGTTGTATAATCGTTAATTGTCTTGATGTCTAAATCATAACCTTCTTTTTTAAGAAGTGGCTTTGCTTCTTCTAAAATTTCAGCGTGAGGTGCTGGTGATGCACCAATTTTAATTGTTTCATTCTTCTCTTTTTTGTCACCACTACCTCCACCACAAGCAACTAGAACAACTGCTAAAATCGAAATAAATAATAAACTAAATACTTTTTTCATGTAAAACACTCCTTTAACGTTTATCAATTCTTTTAACAATAATATCTCCAATAAATTGGATAACAAAAACAATAATTAATATAAAGATAGTTGAAATCAAAATGACATCATTTTGGTTTCGCGTAAATCCTGTTAAGTAAGCTAAGTTACCTAATCCACCTGCACCAATTACACCAGCAATAGCTGTTGAACCTACTAACGCAATGGCTGTAACCGTGATTCCTGAAACTAACGCAGGTAGTGATTCTTTAATTAATACTTTTCTTACGACAGTCCATGTTGTAGCACCCATCGATACTGCCGCTTCAATAACACCTTTATCAATTTCTTTCATGCCTATTTCTACTAATCTAGCATAGAATGGTGAAGCACCAATGATTAACGCTGGTAACGCACCTTTAGGACCACTTATTGTACCTAATAAAATATCTGTAAAAGGTAATAATAATAGAATTAAAATAATGAATGGTATGGCTCTAAATAAGTTAACAACGAATGACACGATTGAATAAAACACGCGTGAGCTTTTCGATGTTCCTTTAGATGTTAAAAATAATAACGTACCTAGTATTAAACCAAATACTAATGTAAATACTGTTGAAATGACTGTCATATATAACGTTTCATATAATGCTTCCCAAACATCATCCCATCTAACATTTGGCATTGTAATCATTTCAGTAATAATATCTCCAAATGACTTATTCACTTACATTCACCTCTACTTTCACTCCTAGATCATTTAGTTCTTTTTTAATTTGATCTTTAGAATAATCTCCTTGAGGTAAATGCACAATCATATGTCCGAATGTGCCGTTTTGTGTTAACTTAACATCACCTTCAATGACGTTAATATCTACATTATACTTCTTAATAATTTTAGCTAATACAGGATTAGCAATTGTCCCACCGACAAAATTCAATTTCCAAATTTCACCGTTCGGTTGTTCTGCTCTAAAATCTGCTAATGTTCTTTGAAGATCATCTGCTTTTAAATCATCTTTCACAAAGCGTTGTGTAACATATGTTTGAGGGTTATTAAATACACTTATAACTTCTCCCTCTTCGACAAATTTACCATTTTCCATGACTGCCACGTGGTCACATATTTTTCTAATGACATGCATTTCATGTGTAATAAGTATAATTGTTAAATTCATTTCTTTATTTATGTCTACTAATAAATCTAATATTTCATCAGTAGTTTGAGGATCTAATGCACTTGTTGCTTCGTCGCACAATAATACATGCGGATCGTTAGCTAAAGCTCTAGCAATACCAACTCTTTGCTTTTGTCCACCTGATAATTGTGATGGATAAGCATTCTCTCGACCTTCAAGCCCTACTCTTTTAATAAGTGCTTTCGTCTTTTCATTAATTTCACTTTTTGATACACCTGCAATTTCTAATGGAAATGCGATGTTATCTTTAACTGTTCTAGACCAAAGTAAATTAAAATGTTGGAATATCATGCTTACTTTTTGTCTTTTTTGTCTGAGATCTCGTTTAGACAGTTTGCCAATATTAGCACCATCTACTATAACTTCACCCTCAGTTGGTGTTTCAAGGCCATTAAACATTCGGATTAATGTACTTTTTCCAGCTCCAGAAAAACCAATTACACCATATATACTTCCTTTATCTATATTTAAGTCAACATGGTCAACAGCTGTTATGTCACCTTTTTTTGTTTTGAAAGTTTTAACAACTTTATTTAACTCAATCAAATCTGCTGCCTCCTAATCTCTAAATTAAAAACGCCTCACTCTAATTGACAAGAGAAAGGCGTTTGAAAGATGTCTTTCTCTCATCTCCAAAAGTTTACACTTTTTGTGAATTGGCACCATTTCATTTATATGACGGTTGCCGGGCTTCATAGGGCACATCCCTCCACCTCTCTTGATAAGAGTTAATACGTATTTAATTAAATTCATACTATCATGATAAGTTTTTATCGTCAATAACTTTTTGAATATTCTCAACAAGATAAGGAACTGACTGAAAAGCGTATATACGATGTACTACTTTATCTTGATTCATTATAAAAAGCACTGGCACTGATAAGATTTCAAAATCTTTACAGAACTCTGGATAAAAATTCAAATCACATTTATTAATTGGTAATTGTGTTACTTCGTTCGCGATATCCAACATGCGTTCAGATATTTTGCACGTGCCGCAAGTAGGCGTATACCCAAATAATAAATGTAAGTCTTTATCAAAATGCTTGTATATATCGTTCAATATTTCTGTGTGTTTCATGGTAACGATACTTCCCTTTCGATACGAAATCATGTTTTACTGTAAATCCATGATAGTTTAACACATTAGATAAATAATGTCTTGGGCAACGAGCTACTTCAGAAAATGTCGAATCAATATAAATATGATGACTTTCGCTCATATACTTCTTAAACCATTTTCGAATACGTTTACCTTCTTTATCTTGATCGACTAAAACATATACTTGTGAACCATAACTCTCTTCTAAAAGTTCATCCATTTTTTCTACACCCATTGTTCCATGGGTACAAATAATATGAACACGGTCATTTAATACTTCTTCCACTCGTTTTTTATCAGAAATACCTTCTACGATTATTACTTTTTTAATCATCGCCATGGCCATCACCTTCTACAAATGAATTAATATTTTTTTGAACTTCATATTTAAGATTTAAAAAAAACTCCATGATACTATTGCATCGTGGAGTTTAAAGTTATGTTATTCACCTATCATTTCGCTATAAGCGTCTGCATCTAATAATTCATCTAATTGAGCTTTATCAGATAGTTCAACTTTGACCATCCAAGCTTTATCGTATGATGACTCATTAACAAACTCAGGGCTATCTTCTAGTTCTTCGTTTACTTCAACGACTTTACCAGATAGAGGTGCATATAGTTCAGAAACTGTCTTAACAGATTCTACACTACCAAATGAATCTCCACTAGTTAATTCGTCACCTTCTTCAGGCAACTCAACAAACACAATGTCCCCTAATTCTGATTGAGCAAAATCAGTAATACCGATTGTAACTACATCACCATCAATTTTTACCCATTCATGTTCTTTAGAATATTTTAACTCACTAGGCACTGTCAAAGTAATCCCCTCCTATATGTAATTCAATTATTATCATGACATAAAGCCATTATTCAAGCAACTATTTTTATAGCCAAGTTTGACGAAATTCTTCTTCTTTAAATCCTAAAGTTACTTTATTTCCTAAAACTGCTAAAGGTCTTTTGATTAACATGCCATCTGATGCTAATAAATCAAATTTTTCGTTATCAGACAAATCATCCATTTTATCTTTCAAACCCAACTCGCGATACTTAGCGCCTCGAGTATTAAATAATTGATTTACAGTAATATTTGTTCCATCAATGATATCTTTCAATTCTTTAGCTGTAGGTGTTAACTGTGTAATATCAATCGGTTCAAAACTTGCACCATTTATTTCTAAAAACTTTGCTGCTTTTTTACAAGTTGTACAATTAGGATATTGATAAAATTTTATCATGTCTTTACCTCCATATGTCTATTTAAATCCATTATAACAATATTAATAGCTAACATATAGTAATGAGTTAAATATTTTTTTAAATAATGAAAATGAGATATACTTTGTTTATAAGAAAAATTTCTAAGGAGCAAAATAAATATGAGAACAATTAGTCAATATGCAGAATTCGAAGAGATTACACAAAGCGACGAACCAGTAGTAGTGAAATTCTTTGCAGACTGGTGCCCAGACTGTACTAGAATGAATCAATGGATTGATCCTATCATTGATGAATATAATAATTACAACTGGTATCAAATCAATCGTGATCAAGTACCTGAAGCGGCTACAGAAAATGATGTAATGGGTATTCCAAGTCTTTTAGTGTTTAAAAACAATGAAAAACTTGCACACTTACATTCAGCAAATGCCAAAACTCCAGAAGATGTAAAAGCATTTTTAGCTGAGAACTTAAAATAAAAGATCTCTTCATTAGGTTATAGCCTAGTGAAGAAATCTCAGACTGTCGACAAAGTCACTTAAAGTGAACTTGTTGGCAGTCTTTTTTTGCGCACGCTTTCCTCGGGGTCGGGGTCTGTATGTTGCTTGTTTGATCAGTCTTGCAACTTTCAGACCTCCTATGTTGCTTGTTTCGTCAGTCTTGCAACATACAGCATCTACTTAAAAGAACAAACAGAAAAATATAAGAAAAACAGTAGAAATTCAATTTCGACAATGAATTCCTACTGTATATTTATTGGTATATGTACCAAATATTCTACCATTCTGTAATCAATGATTTATTTTTTCTTTCCATTACTTTCACGCTTGAATCTTTCTCTGTAATATATAAAAATCCATTCACTTCTTCATCATCATTTACGCCAACAATTTTTCGGAATGTTGGTCTAAATATAAATTCTGGTGTTTTCCAGCATGAACCCATTCCTTCATCATGCATTAACAACATTAAGTTTTGAACAAATGCTCCAACAGCCATTTGGTTTTCTAAATTTTCTTTTTGTCTTGGATCTCTTTTAGACAAGATAACAAACATACCACCAACTTTAGTGACTTTGTTTATATATTTTTCTTGTTTTTCTGAATCATTTGCAAATGCAGATTCTG
This portion of the Mammaliicoccus vitulinus genome encodes:
- a CDS encoding methionine ABC transporter permease produces the protein MNKSFGDIITEMITMPNVRWDDVWEALYETLYMTVISTVFTLVFGLILGTLLFLTSKGTSKSSRVFYSIVSFVVNLFRAIPFIILILLLLPFTDILLGTISGPKGALPALIIGASPFYARLVEIGMKEIDKGVIEAAVSMGATTWTVVRKVLIKESLPALVSGITVTAIALVGSTAIAGVIGAGGLGNLAYLTGFTRNQNDVILISTIFILIIVFVIQFIGDIIVKRIDKR
- a CDS encoding methionine ABC transporter ATP-binding protein, which produces MIELNKVVKTFKTKKGDITAVDHVDLNIDKGSIYGVIGFSGAGKSTLIRMFNGLETPTEGEVIVDGANIGKLSKRDLRQKRQKVSMIFQHFNLLWSRTVKDNIAFPLEIAGVSKSEINEKTKALIKRVGLEGRENAYPSQLSGGQKQRVGIARALANDPHVLLCDEATSALDPQTTDEILDLLVDINKEMNLTIILITHEMHVIRKICDHVAVMENGKFVEEGEVISVFNNPQTYVTQRFVKDDLKADDLQRTLADFRAEQPNGEIWKLNFVGGTIANPVLAKIIKKYNVDINVIEGDVKLTQNGTFGHMIVHLPQGDYSKDQIKKELNDLGVKVEVNVSE
- a CDS encoding thioredoxin family protein, which encodes MKHTEILNDIYKHFDKDLHLLFGYTPTCGTCKISERMLDIANEVTQLPINKCDLNFYPEFCKDFEILSVPVLFIMNQDKVVHRIYAFQSVPYLVENIQKVIDDKNLS
- a CDS encoding toprim domain-containing protein, which encodes MAMIKKVIIVEGISDKKRVEEVLNDRVHIICTHGTMGVEKMDELLEESYGSQVYVLVDQDKEGKRIRKWFKKYMSESHHIYIDSTFSEVARCPRHYLSNVLNYHGFTVKHDFVSKGKYRYHETHRNIERYIQAF
- the gcvH gene encoding glycine cleavage system protein GcvH; amino-acid sequence: MTVPSELKYSKEHEWVKIDGDVVTIGITDFAQSELGDIVFVELPEEGDELTSGDSFGSVESVKTVSELYAPLSGKVVEVNEELEDSPEFVNESSYDKAWMVKVELSDKAQLDELLDADAYSEMIGE
- a CDS encoding arsenate reductase family protein; the encoded protein is MIKFYQYPNCTTCKKAAKFLEINGASFEPIDITQLTPTAKELKDIIDGTNITVNQLFNTRGAKYRELGLKDKMDDLSDNEKFDLLASDGMLIKRPLAVLGNKVTLGFKEEEFRQTWL
- a CDS encoding thioredoxin family protein, with protein sequence MRTISQYAEFEEITQSDEPVVVKFFADWCPDCTRMNQWIDPIIDEYNNYNWYQINRDQVPEAATENDVMGIPSLLVFKNNEKLAHLHSANAKTPEDVKAFLAENLK
- a CDS encoding nitroreductase family protein; amino-acid sequence: MELKKAITERRSVKNYDYEMYVDEEKVFSLVDLATYAPNHGMREPWRLVYISKKQIPEFAEKVAESAFANDSEKQEKYINKVTKVGGMFVILSKRDPRQKENLENQMAVGAFVQNLMLLMHDEGMGSCWKTPEFIFRPTFRKIVGVNDDEEVNGFLYITEKDSSVKVMERKNKSLITEW